One Negativicutes bacterium DNA window includes the following coding sequences:
- a CDS encoding threonine/serine exporter family protein translates to MIYDFLFSFSAVICYAYLFDVPRRPTIIAAFSGSLAWVTAQVWLADSFFGTFLAAFLIAAVAYLLAPRLQVPVTSMTIPGIIVLVPGATAYSALRAMIDGDYSSSLLGIISVAAVTFSIAGGLSIAELILLRFNRLLQKWQQNRKKSK, encoded by the coding sequence ATGATTTACGACTTTCTTTTTTCTTTCAGCGCAGTGATTTGTTATGCTTATCTCTTTGATGTCCCGCGGCGGCCAACCATCATCGCGGCCTTCAGCGGTTCGCTTGCCTGGGTGACTGCCCAGGTCTGGCTGGCCGACTCTTTCTTCGGTACCTTCCTGGCGGCATTTTTGATTGCCGCCGTCGCCTATCTGCTGGCGCCCCGTCTGCAAGTTCCGGTCACTTCGATGACAATTCCCGGCATTATTGTTCTGGTCCCGGGGGCAACCGCTTACAGCGCTTTGCGCGCCATGATCGACGGCGATTATAGTTCCTCCCTGCTGGGCATCATATCGGTGGCAGCCGTCACCTTTTCCATTGCGGGAGGGTTGAGCATCGCCGAACTGATCCTGCTGCGGTTCAATCGCCTGCTGCAAAAATGGCAGCAAAATCGAAAAAAGAGCAAGTAA
- a CDS encoding GNAT family N-acetyltransferase, with product MWQIRPAQAADLLALGQIHFQAWTETYTGLIDQAYLDRRSEAKSIAAAKRQGIENVLIAEWQGNPVGFVRYGKTRDTDLPEGYGEVGGLYLLRSAQRKGLGKALMQAALQALQEMGFHSVMLWVLDSNQTAIHFYEKAGFRPDGSTKEAVIGTPVREIRYRINLDGK from the coding sequence ATGTGGCAAATCAGACCGGCCCAAGCGGCGGATCTACTTGCTTTGGGTCAAATCCATTTCCAGGCGTGGACAGAAACTTACACCGGCCTGATCGATCAGGCTTACCTCGATCGCCGCAGTGAGGCGAAAAGCATCGCTGCCGCAAAGCGTCAGGGAATTGAAAATGTCCTGATTGCCGAATGGCAGGGCAACCCGGTTGGCTTTGTCCGCTACGGCAAGACGCGTGATACAGATTTACCGGAAGGTTACGGTGAGGTCGGCGGGCTCTATCTGCTGCGCTCTGCGCAGAGAAAGGGTTTGGGAAAGGCGCTGATGCAGGCTGCGCTGCAAGCGCTGCAGGAAATGGGTTTTCACTCCGTGATGCTTTGGGTTTTGGACAGCAATCAAACCGCGATTCATTTCTATGAAAAAGCTGGCTTCCGGCCGGATGGCAGCACGAAAGAAGCTGTGATCGGAACTCCCGTGCGGGAAATCCGCTACCGCATCAACCTTGACGGCAAATAG